A genomic stretch from Penicillium digitatum chromosome 4, complete sequence includes:
- a CDS encoding Glycosyl transferase, family 28, C-terminal — MKLCFVTFLETLAKRGYTHLLIQYGKDGQQVFQDFIDNGQPHHGLILGGFDFQPSIDAQMMMTVERESLNQERGLIICHAGSGTVLAGLRLGVPLIVVPNPDLADNHQQELADELEEGNYVISSSVKDVSSAISRAETQKAEEPLW, encoded by the exons ATGAAGCTATGCTTTGTAACT TTTCTTGAGACTCTAGCCAAACGTGGCTACACCCATCTTCTTATTCAGTACGGCAAAGATGGTCAACAAGTTTTCCAAGACTTCATCGATAATGGTCAGCCCCATCACGGTCTCATACTTGGGGGATTCGATTTCCAGCCAAGTATTGATGCCCAAATGATGATGACCGTGGAAAGAGAGTCCCTTAATCAAGAGCGCGGCTTGATCATATGTCATGCCG GAAGTGGGACTGTTCTGGCAGGACTTCGCTTGGGTGTACCCTTGATTGTGGTCCCCAATCCGGATCTTGCCGATAATCACCAGCAGGAACTGGCCGATGAGCTAGAGGAAGGGAACTATGTAATTAGTAGTTCGGTCAA GGATGTGAGCAGCGCAATTAGCAGAGCAGAGACTCAGAAGGCCGAG GAGCCCCTCTGGTGA
- a CDS encoding Glycosyl transferase, family 28, C-terminal: MAEATLHNVPIVIDNGSGTIRAGFAGEEIPSCYFPSFVGRPKHPRVMAGGLEGDSFIGSRAQELRGLLKIRYPLEHGIVTNWEDMESIWHYVYENELKTLPEEHPVLLTEPPLNPRANRDIAAQLMFEAFNVPALYMSIQAVLSLYASGRTTGVVLDSGDGVSHAVPVFEGFAIPNSIRRIDVAGRDVTEQMQLLLRKAGHVLHTSAEKEVVRMIKEKVCYVSLDPKREEKEWMNSYHKSDAKAMDYVLPDGHKIKIGQERYRAPEILFDPELIGLEYPGVHQIVQDAITRTDLDLRKSLYLNIVLSGGSTLCKNFPDRLMREIKKLAVEDMKIRISAPAERKYTTWIGGSILAGLSTFRKMWVSADEWHEDPEVIHKRFA; the protein is encoded by the exons ATGGCTGAGGCAACTCTTCACAACGTGCCAATTGTCATCGACAATGGCAGTGGCACAATTCGAGCAGGCTTCGCCGGAGAGGAGATTCCGTCATGTTATTTTCCGTCGTTTGTTGGTCGTCCCAAGCACCCACGGGTGATGGCCGGTGGGCTGGAAGGAGACTCGTTCATCGGGTCCCGTGCACAGGAACTCCGCGGACTGTTGAAGATCAGGTATCCTCTAGAACACGGCATTGTCACGAATTGGGAAGACATGGAATCGATTTGGCACTATGTCTACGAAAACGAGCTCAAGACCCTTCCCGAAGAACACCCCGTCCTGCTCACGGAGCCACCGCTGAACCCGCGCGCCAACCGCGATATCGCGGCCCAACTCATGTTCGAAGCTTTTAACGTGCCGGCCTTGTACATGTCAATCCAGGCTGTGTTGTCGCTCTATGCGTCTGGCCGCACCACGGGTGTGGTTTTGGATTCTGGTGATGGTGTCTCCCATGCGGTGCCTGTCTTTGAGGGATTCGCTATTCCGAACAGTATTCGGAGAATTGATGTTGCTGGTCGTGACGTTACAGAACAGATGCAGCTGCTGCTGCGTAAGGCCGGGCATGTGCTGCATACCAGCGCCGAGAAGGAGGTGGTGCGGATGATCAAGGAGAAGGTCTGCTACGTCTCGCTGGATCCGAAGCGGGAAGAGAAGGAGTGGATGAACAGCTACCACAAATCCGATGCTAAAGCGATGGACTACGTTCTTCCGGACGGCCACAAGATCAAG ATTGGCCAAGAACGTTACCGTGCGCCGGAAATCCTTTTTGACCCCGAGCTCATCGGCCTCGAGTATCCCGGTGTGCACCAGATTGTGCAGGACGCCATCACTCGCACCGATCTCGACCTGCGAAAATCTCTATACCTCAATATTGTGCTTTCTGGAGGTTCAACACTGTGCAAGAACTTCCCCGATCGGTTGATGCGCGAGATTAAGAAACTAGCAGTCGAGGACATGAAGATCCGCATTTCGGCGCCTGCTGAGCGCAAGTACACCACGTGGATTGGCGGTAGCATTCTTGCCGGGCTGAGCACGTTTAGAAAG ATGTGGGTAAGCGCAGACGAATGGCACGAGGATCCCGAGGTGATCCACAAGCGATTCGCATAA